The Longimicrobium terrae region CGTCACGTCGTGGATGGACACGCTGGTGGTGCCGGCCAGCGTGCGGATCCCGATGCTGCTGTAGGCGGTGTGGCCCTGCAGGGAAATGCGCCCGCCCCGCACGTCGCAGGTGCCGCCCTGCGGATACACGCGGATGGCCGCCTCGGGCGGAGCGATGGCTCCGCCGCCCGTGGTGTACTTGGCATCGGCGAGGTCGATGGAGATCTGCGCTCCTTCCACCACGTTGCCCCGGCCCGTTCCCGTTACGCTGATGGGTATCGCTTCCGGGTTCAGAAAGCGCCCGCGGATGACGTTGTTGGCGGCGCTGCCATAAAGCACCACCTTGGCGGAACCTTCGAATTCGCAGGTTGCGTCCAGTTCCACCCCTTCGCTTTCCGGGGCGATCGTCACCACGGAGTCGATGAAGGTGCAGCCCGTTACGCTGGCGCCGCGGGTGCGGGTAAAGGTGATGCCGCCGAAGTCCGGGTACCCGCTGTTGTCGAACGTGCAGCCGAGGATGGCGGTTCCGCCGTACGGCTTGAACGCCGACCCCACCGGCGCGCTGCCGTTTTCGATCGAGTTGCAGTCCACGAAGCGGCAGTTGGTCACCGTGGGCCCGTACCCGCGGGTGCCGCTGGTGCCGTGGTGCGCGATGGGAATCTTGCCTCCGGAGCGAATGTCGCGGAACTCCACCCCGTCAATCACCACGCCGGGCCGGTCCAGCTGGTAATAGATGCCGTGGCTCTGGTACGTGCGCTTCGACTGGATGACGCCGCCACGGATGGTGGTGCCGCCCTGGCAGCCCATCCAGTTGTCGCCACCGGCGCCGCCGTAGTTCACCGCGCGCACGTTTTCGTACAGGTTGTACGAGTAGCGCAGCCCGTCCACCACCAAGCTCCCCAGTTCCGCCAGTCCGCGCGGAAATCCATCGAACTCGCAGTCGCGGATCACCGACTCCATGTAGTAGCCGCCCAGGGCAAAGAAGCTGTTGAAACCGGGATTGCTCTCCTGCAGCACCGCCGGCGCCACGGCCTCCCACGTCCAGCGGCCGCCCTCCAGCGCCACCCGCGTCACCGCTGCGGCGCTGGCGCCCAGAAATACCAGGTACGAGATGCTGGCGGGCTCGGTGTCCGTCGCCGTCTGAAAGATGTGCGAAGCCTCCACCTGCACGGTGGCCCCCGGGTCGCACTGGATGCGCGTGCCGTTCGTCGTTACCCGCAGCAGCGCGTACCGCCCGGGCGAGATCGTTTCCCACAGCGGATCCGTGGCGGGATCGCCAAGCTGGATCAGGTACGTTCCGGCCGGAACGAACATCGTCCCGCCCACCGCGTCCGCCGCCGCCAATGCGTCCTTGAACGCCTGCGCGTCGTTGGTCACGCCGTCACCCACCGCGCCGCCGTTGTAGTCGGTGCTGCGGACGTTGAAAACCTGCTCTCCGTTGTCGTACGCCATCGTGTGCTCCCGGCTTGCTGGACCGGCCCGCCTGGCTGACGGACCTGCAGGGGGATACCACCCCCGGAGCAGGTCCGTTCCGAAGTTTTCGGTGTTTGTACGGAATAGATGAAAAATGGACGCGAACTGGGTCGTAAAGGCCTGAAATGCTTGGCGGGATGGACGAAGAACGCGTCCACTTCCGGCGGGTTGATCCCCGGAAGTGGACGCGTTGTACGGACTGGAATCCGGAATTTCGATCCGCGCCGGTTCGCGGCGCGATCAGCGGATCCGGCCCGGCGGACGGACCGTGATCAGCGGATGATGAAGGCGTCGTCCTTGGGCGTGCGGCCTTCCCATTCGGCGCGCGCCTGCTCAAAGCCCGGCCGCCCCATGATGCCGTACGTCAGCTGCTTGCCCAGCTCCACACCGGGCTGGTCCAGCGGATCGATGCCGTAGAAGTGGCCGGCGTACACGGTGGCGATCTGCAGCATCATCATCAGCTCGCCCAGCGCGTGCGCATCCACGCGGGGGATCTCGATGCTCATGTTCATCCGCCCGCGCTGCGCCAGCGCCGCCTCGGTGGCCAGCATCTCCGTGCGCAGCAGTTCGCCCATGCTGTGGCCGCCCAGGTACGCCAGCTCCGCGTGGTGCTCGTACGCCGACGGAATCGGCACGTCCGGCCCGAAGTCCGCTTCGGAGAGGAACGTGATGGTCTTGTCGAACGGGCCTTCCACGTACAGCTGCACCTGCGAGTGCTGG contains the following coding sequences:
- a CDS encoding right-handed parallel beta-helix repeat-containing protein; protein product: MAYDNGEQVFNVRSTDYNGGAVGDGVTNDAQAFKDALAAADAVGGTMFVPAGTYLIQLGDPATDPLWETISPGRYALLRVTTNGTRIQCDPGATVQVEASHIFQTATDTEPASISYLVFLGASAAAVTRVALEGGRWTWEAVAPAVLQESNPGFNSFFALGGYYMESVIRDCEFDGFPRGLAELGSLVVDGLRYSYNLYENVRAVNYGGAGGDNWMGCQGGTTIRGGVIQSKRTYQSHGIYYQLDRPGVVIDGVEFRDIRSGGKIPIAHHGTSGTRGYGPTVTNCRFVDCNSIENGSAPVGSAFKPYGGTAILGCTFDNSGYPDFGGITFTRTRGASVTGCTFIDSVVTIAPESEGVELDATCEFEGSAKVVLYGSAANNVIRGRFLNPEAIPISVTGTGRGNVVEGAQISIDLADAKYTTGGGAIAPPEAAIRVYPQGGTCDVRGGRISLQGHTAYSSIGIRTLAGTTSVSIHDVTFGSDSTTQGWAVIRVDGATVGPVRIAGCFEDRPLAGGVPVVLPAVNGPQMGGANITLLDNTFVGKLNGVTGVVRAERNLFGGVPDALDAGTVTTAQTPNAGPYREIRYTLGASITLNAPANPYRGAHLRFVLVQDATGGRAVTFNAVYKVNWTPDTTGGRRNVIEFVFDGTNWNQVSAATGL